Genomic DNA from Theropithecus gelada isolate Dixy chromosome 1, Tgel_1.0, whole genome shotgun sequence:
TCATTCAGGGAGCTTTCACTAAATGTCTGAGAATCATTAGTTTTTCACGTTTAGAGTGAGGCACTAGAAAGCTGATTGAAAGATCTGAACGCAAGAGGCATGTTTGCTGATTTGTGTGTTTCATTCTGGGTTGATCAGGCAGTAAGCTGACTTTTCAATATGTGGAGGATTTTCCTCAAGGGTCTCAATGTCAGTCTGCGCAGAACTTTTCCCAGgggtctttctttttctccagggAGTCACTTGGACTTCTGCCTGGAAGgttaactttaaatattttttatggccaggtgcagtagctcacacctgtaatcccagcactttgggaggccaagcctggtggatcacttgaggtcaggagttggagaccagcctggccaacatggtgaaaccttgtctctactaaaaatacaaaaactaggccgggagcagtgcctcacgcctgtaatcctagcactttgggaggctgaggcgggtggatcatgaagtcaggagtttgagaccagccaggtcaacatagtgaaactctatctctactaaaaatacaaaaactagccagacaaggtggtacacacctgtagtcccagttacttgggaggctgaggcaggagaatcacttgaacctgggaggcagaggttgtagtgagccaaggtcactcCACagtactccagtctaggtgacagagtgagactccgtttcaaaacaaacaaacaaacaaaaacatacacacacaaaaaaaaaacctagccagtcatggtggccctcacctataaccccagctactcgagaggctggggcacgagaattgcttcaacctggcaggtggaggttaaagtagccaagattatgccactgcactccagcctgggagacagagcgagactccatctcaaaaaaaaaaaaaatttgtttttcatctttaattttttaacttaccTTAGAGACAAGGTGTCcctattttgctcaggctgtcctcgaactcctgggctcaagtgcctcagcctcccgagtagctgggattacaggcatgcactaccatgcccagctcctgGAAGGCTGACCTATGACTGTCTGTGTTCCTGGGGCTGAGTGATGTAAAGAGCTGGACTTCTTGCCATTTACTGATCCAGACTCCCCTGGATTTCAGCATGGCCTCTCACTCCTCCCTCTCCTGTTGCCTGGCACTCCTGTGTCTGGAGAATTTCTTGTTATACTCTTTCACAGAACAAACCTGTCATCTCCAGCCATAGCGGGGAAGGGTGGCTCTCTCAACACAGTCCTAGTTCTgtaaggaagaaggggaaaattGACTCCAAGCAGATGCAGGAGAGACTTTTGGCTGTTTACCCAAATCCCCTTCCTTTCGCccttctttctgattttgttcACCTCTGAATGGCCTTGGCAAGGGATTTGCTTGGATGTGAATAGATGACACAATTCTGGCCAATCAGAAGTGATGGGAAATCTGCCGAGAGCTTCTAGAAGAGCTTATCTTACTTgttaaaaggattataaaataGGACCATTCCCTTTTCTGCACCTGGATGTTGTCCTGTGGAAATGGGATGCTTGGAACTGCTTCCATCCTTCTCAATCATGAAGgcaaggccaaaaaaaaaaaaaaaaaaagaatcacagagaAGGTGATCTGATGTCACAGTGTCTTTGAACCCTTACATTAACCATCTCTAGAACCAGACTAGTTAAAGACTCCTTAATATCTGGGGTAATAAATACACTATACTCTAAGCCCTAAAGGACCAGTCAAATCAGCATCACCTGGCATCGTATTAGAAACATagactcttggccaggcacagtggctctcatcTCAGCACTACAGGatactgaggcaggtggattgcttgagcccaggaatttgagactagcctgggcaacatggcgaaaccccatctctaccaaaaaacaaaaacagaaacaaaaattagccaggtgtggtgatgcacacctgcagtctcaactacttgggaggctgaggtgggaagtctgcttgagcccaggaggtgaaggttgcagtaagctgtgactgcgccactgcacaccagactgggtgatagggtgagaccttgtctcaaaaaacaaacaaacaaacaaaacaaaacaaaacaaaaaaacaggtttcattccagacctactgaatcaggatctatatttttaacaagatcctcaggGGACTGACATGCGCACTAAAGTCTGAGAAGCACTTTAAGCCATGTTTAGCTGCTTTCCTTCTTATTTGTGGCTGAACACACATTCTAATCGATAGAATGGGTGTAATACACACCTTGAATGCCGTGTGTCACATCTCTTTGGTCCACCTTGATTTTAGGAACAGTTTTTAGGCAGAACTCTTAAGATGTCCCCCACCAAGATTCCTGCCCTCTAGctactcaattaaaaataatctagtTACTGTTGTGAAGGGACTTTGTGGAATGGAATGAAGTTTACTAATTAGTTGaccttatattttataatttttttaattaaaaaaatttttagagatgaggtctcattatgttacccaggctggtctctaacttctgggctcaagcaacctacacaccttggcctcctaaagtactgggacaggtgtgagccattgtgcctggcctttttttttttttttttttttttttgtagcaacagggtcttgctatattgctcagactggcctcgaacccctgggctcaagtgatcctcccatctcggcctcccaaagtgctgggattacgggcatgaaccaccacactcggccaataATTAACCTTTAACTGGGGAAGTTACCCTGGATTATCTGACGGCATCTCATATATCACATGAGCTCTTAAAACCAGAAGAGGAAGGTACGAGAGAGAGGTAGAGAGGGAGGTTAGAGAGATCCAAAGTGTGAGAAGGACAAGATCTGatgttgctgactttgaagatggaagaaggggtctacaagccaagaaatgcagcAAGCCTCTAGAACCTGAGAAAGACTCCCCAGATGACAGTCAGCAAGCAAATGGGGGCCTTAGCCCTGCAATTGtatggaactgaattctgccattGAGCTGGATGTAGATCCGTTCCTAGAGCCTAGAAAGCAGTGTAACCTGACAACGCCTTAATTTTGGCTTCGTGAGATTCCAACCAGAGAACTCACTAAGCCACACTGTGCCTAGACTTCTGACTTACGGAAATCATGAGACAGTAAACTTTTGTGCTGTTTTAACTGCTAAATGTATAGTAATTTGTTACGACAGCTTAGAAAATGAGTACATCTAGGATGGATGGTTCTGTGCAAGCTTAGTCTTCCTCGCACTGGCGGCATCCCACTTGAATAAATAATGTCTGTCTCTCTTTATACCTGCTTCAAAACCTTCTCTGATGTCCTGGGAGTCTGCTTGGCAACAGGAGACCAGAAATACAAGGAAGTTAACTCCCCTAGGGAAAATGCTTGATCAGTGGAGGAGGGGGTCAGTAGATAATTGCTTCAGCCTCACACCTCCTAACTCTGAGAGGCATTTGTACACTTCTGAAACGACCTGGCAGAATTAAGGCCCCATTATCTATAGCAGCGACATCCTCAGTGCACCATTGGTTtggcttttcttttgttcttgtcTCATTCTGTTCACTTCCTAACTCTTACTTCCTGAGATTATCTCCCAAATGACCTCCTGCTCCCAAGTCCCCTTCTTGGTCTTGTCAGAGATTGATAGGCAATCAATAGTCAGCTCCATCAGCTCACCTTGCTCAGAATAAAAAGGTAACTTATTGGAAGAATGGTCCGGGTTTCACACTGCAACTAGACTGCCGGGAAAACTGAAATCAGGACTCCAATACCACTAAGTTTctctctgtcccctccctctAATGGCattatcttgtttgtttgtttgtttgtttgtttttgagagagggtctcacttggtcacccaggctggggtgcagtggtgtcatcacagctcgctgtagccttgacctctcaggctcaagtgatcctcccacctcaacctcccgagtagttgggagtacaggcgtatgccaccatggccgactaatgtattttaattttttgtagagatgaggtctcactatgttacccaggttgatctcaaatgcctgaactcaagtcatcctcccacctcagcctcccaaagtgctgcgattacaggcatgagccaccacacccggcaaatggCATTATCTTTAAAGACAATAAAATCTCTCCTCCAGACCAGAGAGTAAAATCCCAAAAAATGATTGGAATTGATGCCCTTTGGGTCAGTATTCATGATTGGTCCAATGGAAGACGGGATGCTATCACTGGTCCAACTCTGACCACCAGGTCAGAGTTCTAGGCCTGGGTCAAACCATCATGGCCAGGTGGCAGTGTCAGGGACTCCAGGCATAGCCATCAGGGGAAACAACTGTTTCAGGGCATCCCAGAAATAGTGGGATGACTGGGAGCTGGGGAAACCTTCCCACTAGTTTTCCAAAACGACCACCACCCATTCCCTGTTCTTTTAGTTCCTAGTTAATGAttccttctgtttccttcttagactctctccttcctctgcctgtcCCAGAAATGCTGGTGTTCCTGAGAGTTCCATCCTTACccgttttcttttcttctcttctctccttccttccttctttcttttcttttctctttctttctgagagtTCCATCCTTACccgttttcttctcttctctcctctcttctctccttccttccttccttcctttctctttctttctttctttctttctatctctctttctttctttctttctttctttctttctttctttctttctttccttccttccttccttccttccttccttctgagaGTTCCATCCTTAcccgttttcttttctttctctctctctctctctcctttctttttttgaaacggagtctcactctgccatccaggctggagcgcagtggtgtgatctcagctcactgcaacctctgcctcccaggttcaagcaattctcctgcctcagcctcccaagtagctgggactacaggagcccgccacctcacctggctaattttttgtattttagtagagacagagtttcaccgtgttgcccaggctggtcgcgaactcctgagctcaggcaatccacccgcctcagcctctcaaagtgctgggattacaggcgtgagccaccacacccggcctcttctCAGTCTTTCTATTCCCAGAGTCACCTCATTCTTTGGTAGACATGGTATTCTCTCCAACATTTAACCCACTCCACAAATGTAATCTAATCTAGTCAAGGTAATTCTATTCCCCTCGGCAACAATTTGTCTGGCATAAAAAGGCCTAAACCAGATTAGATCAATGAGATTCAATGAGATGTTTGTTTAGGACTTCTGGGAGAGAGAAATCAGTCTTACCCTTGCCTGTGGAATGGGAGGAGGAGTCAATGGCCATAGCAGCCACTTTGTGGCATGAGGGGAACAGGCTTTGTATATGAGTCAGTGGTGGGGAGAGTAGAAGAGTGAGACGGGAACATCTCACTGATGACATTGTTAGATCAGAGAATATACCCACTCTGTCCTGCCATTGGGCTTCTTGCTTTGCAAGTTGATATATTGGCATATTCCTTAAGCCAGGCTGAATCAGGAATCTGCAACCTGGAGCTGAAGGCATTCCACTTCATTCACACTTAGCACCATAAGGTCTCTCAAGCTCACTTTCCTGGGCTGCAGGTCTACCAACACTTCCCAACCTTGCtgctcctcttcctgggttcccTATAATTCATTTTACTTAACCAATAAGAACTGGATGCCCGCCATCATCCTAAGCACTGTTTTAGACATGCAATGAAACAAAGTTGCTGTCATTGCGGATCACTGAAGGAGGCATATGATAAACAAAACtatcttttgaataaatgaagtaaTGAATAACGCAGTGTAGGAACTCTAGCAATATCCAGTGAAAAGCTTTTATCTACAGACTATCACACCAGGGGCTGGTACTCACTCAAACGGCACTAGGAAGCGAGTGTCAGGTCCTGTCCTGGCAGCCCCTGGCGTCTAACAAGGTAAATAAGACGGGGCCTGTCCTCTGGAGCCCAGAATCCAGGAAGAAAGACACAAATGTACTGAGTGCTTGCTTTTCAGATCGCGTGGAAGTGCTTTGGAGAGTGCGAGCTTTGGAGAGTGCGTCCTGACCCGGGGTCCAGGCCCAGTCAGTGTGACCTTGCTCGAGTCACGGTTGCCCTCCGCCCGCCAGTCCCCGGCTGGCGACTGTAGGGTCCGACTCCTCGAGATTTCTCGACGCCCGTTCCACCGAGATTCAGGGGCTGCCTGGGGTGCCGGGGAGGGGGGCCGAGGGATGGGGTACGTGGGGCTAGAAGGGTGGCACTGAGACCCGTAGGGAGGGGGCCAGTGAAGTCAGTAAAGAGGGATCGACAGAGAAGGAAATCCTTGGGGAGAGGACCACCAACGCGcgcttcctcccctccctgcccctgcccccgcccccgcccccgccgccgcccccgccgccgcccccgccgccccaGCGCTGCCGCCGCGCCGCCCCTCTCCGGCGCTCCGGAAGGCCTGCGTCCCCGCTCCCCAGCGAGGCGCCGCCACCCGCCGCCCAGGCAGCCAGGCTTGAGGGAACTGGCTTTGTATAGGAAGGACTCTTCCTCCGCGGGCCACGCGGCCTGACTCAGGTCTCTGCTCCTGTGGCCCGAAACTCGCCGTTCGCTGGGCCTTGCGTCGCCCTCGGCGTCCAGTTCCCCCTCGGCTCGCGGCCACTTGGTCCGCGCCGCCTGCGTCCTGTGTGCCGAGCCCGCCCGCACTGCGGGGACAGGCCGGGCGCCGCCCACGCCGCGCTCTGCCGGGCGCACAGTCTCCCAAGGAAGCGTGCGGGCGGGCAGGCGGCCATGGCGCGGCGCGCGGGGAGGTAGCGGGGCGGCCGCAGGAGCGCACGGTCGGCCATGGCCCGGCGGCGGCGCCGCGCCTGCATAGCTCTGTTCCTGGTGCTGCTCTTCGCCTTCGGCACCCTCATGGGCCTGCGCACGCTCAAGGCTCCGGACGGACTCCCGGCGCTGGGCCCGGGCCTGGAGCTGGCGCCCTTTGAGCGACGCCCGGAGGCGGCCCCAGCGCCCGCTGCCCGGGCCCCGGCAGCCCCtgccgccccgcccccgccgccgccgccgcctcgcaCCGCGGACCCTGGCGGCTCCCCTGGGCCGGCACCCGCGGAGGCCGAGCCCGCCCCCGGGCAGAGCCTGAGCGTCTACTCGGACCTGCATGCCTTCTACTACTCGTGGTACGGGAGCCCGCGGCGCGAGGGCCACTACATTCACTGGGACCACGTCATGGTGCCGCACTGGGACCCCAAGATCTCGGCCAGCTACCCCCGCGGCCGCCACAGCCCCCCAGACGACTTGGGATCCAGCTTCTACCCGGAGCTGGGGCCCTACAGCTCCCGGGACCCCGAAGTGCTGCGGGAGCACATGACCCAGCTCAAGGAAGCCGCCATCGGTGAGCGCCCCCCACCCCGGGCGACCCTGCCCCCCAGCCTcgcccttcctccttcccacaTCCCAGCTCCCTCTGGTCCTGTCACCGGGCGTTTGGTCCCACTTACCCGCCACCCTGGCTTCTTAGCTGTTCCCTCCCACTCTCATCCTGGGCCCACCATGCGACACCGCCCCCTCCGTCTAGTATTCAGACCCCCTACCTGGGCCCTTCGACCCCTAACATCCAGGGCCCTTCCATAGGGCGGACCTGCTGGGAGTTTGCaccaggagagggaggcagagtcTTCAAATTTGTTGGGCAATGGGAAGTGAGGCCTGGAGTCCTGGCCCGCAGGATCTGGGGTTCAGAGGAGTGGAACCTACGGTCGCCTCTGCTTTCACGGCAGGTACAGGGTAGAGCAGTAGCCCTTCCTGCTTTTACTGGCTGCAGAGAGGAAAGTGTGCCCATGTTCCATGAAGGCCTCTGCTGTATTTGCAGTTGGGGGTAGTGTTGGGGGTTTAGAGGCTTTTCATCAAGCACCCAGCTAGAGGGAAGGTCCCTGGGCGCCTCCTTTGTAGGCTGGGGAGGGAAGGCTCACTTATTTCGGATATCATCACTGAATTCTGCTGGTTTTACAGATGGCCTCTGCTCAGGGCTCTTCTCCATGTGGCATGTTAGGGGTTAGGGGGCTTCTCTTTTTCAGAGGTAAGCTTGTGGCTTCCAGGTGGGTGTGGCACTGTCCACCCATTCCCTTTGTTCTACTACTTGCTGATGCACTCTAAAGCCTGGCTCCCTTCCGGCCTGGCGCGCTACGGTTCCCGCAGGCACTGCGCTTCAGCACCGCGGGCGTGGACAGCTCCGGGGCGCGAGGCTCTGGGACTCATCTGCCGGAAGTGAACCTGGCAGGAAGCTTGCTGCAGTTTTTTAGAAACCATTTTTGCAACTGGAggtttgtgagaaaaaaaatctctgttgaGGGGGGTACTGTGTGTCTCTGAAGTGGCCTCTGTATTGCGTCTCAGGCGTCCTGGTCCTGTCCTGGTACCCACCTGGCATGGCTGATGATAATGGAGAGCCCTCGGATGACCTGGTGCCCGCCATTCTGGACACCGCCCATCAGTACAGCATCCAGGTGAGTCTCCAAGAAGAGCCCACGTGCTCTCTGCCCTATTCTGGAGAGGTGCTCTCCTCCGCCCACAGGGTTAGTGCCTCTACAGAAGTTCTTGGCAGTAGCCCAGGGATAACAAATATGTGGCAAGTGTAGTTTTGGGGGAGGGTTCAGATAAATG
This window encodes:
- the MANEAL gene encoding glycoprotein endo-alpha-1,2-mannosidase-like protein isoform X2, which produces MARRRRRACIALFLVLLFAFGTLMGLRTLKAPDGLPALGPGLELAPFERRPEAAPAPAARAPAAPAAPPPPPPPPRTADPGGSPGPAPAEAEPAPGQSLSVYSDLHAFYYSWYGSPRREGHYIHWDHVMVPHWDPKISASYPRGRHSPPDDLGSSFYPELGPYSSRDPEVLREHMTQLKEAAIGVLVLSWYPPGMADDNGEPSDDLVPAILDTAHQYSIQVAFHIQPYKGRDDITVHDNIKYIIDTTGKL